In a genomic window of Maridesulfovibrio ferrireducens:
- a CDS encoding CerR family C-terminal domain-containing protein — translation MADISKGPKNKKSRGEETRQRLLLVGARLFALNGFRGVSMRNLAMEAEINLATVGYHFGGKLGLYEAILQSMIERRSEIFPSLEEVRERVDMLKQNKLTKSDLVKWFFGFFIRRSAGSQETMWAALIITRELAAPSELYPMLDEYLFTPIFESLGEILAVAMDGKVSTEERAIVGTALIGMVLKFVHPKVLMTRIGWDEYTPENIEIITEVLCRRAVAFVGCQE, via the coding sequence ATGGCTGATATATCCAAGGGACCGAAGAATAAAAAGTCACGGGGTGAAGAGACTCGCCAGCGGCTTTTGCTGGTTGGAGCAAGGTTGTTCGCATTGAATGGTTTCAGAGGCGTGAGCATGCGGAATCTTGCCATGGAAGCAGAAATAAATCTTGCCACTGTCGGCTATCACTTCGGCGGTAAACTTGGACTTTATGAGGCTATTTTACAAAGTATGATTGAACGCAGAAGTGAAATTTTTCCGTCATTGGAAGAAGTGCGTGAGCGTGTTGATATGTTGAAACAGAACAAACTTACAAAAAGTGATTTAGTTAAATGGTTTTTCGGTTTCTTTATCAGACGATCAGCTGGGAGTCAGGAAACGATGTGGGCTGCTCTTATCATTACAAGGGAGCTTGCAGCTCCGAGTGAACTATATCCAATGCTTGATGAGTATCTCTTTACTCCGATATTTGAGAGTTTGGGGGAAATTCTTGCCGTTGCAATGGATGGTAAGGTTTCAACAGAAGAACGTGCGATTGTCGGCACGGCCCTGATAGGGATGGTTCTTAAATTTGTTCATCCAAAGGTGCTTATGACAAGAATTGGTTGGGATGAATATACACCTGAAAATATAGAAATAATCACAGAAGTTTTGTGTAGAAGAGCAGTCGCCTTTGTAGGCTGTCAGGAATAG